One stretch of Desulfovibrio sp. JC022 DNA includes these proteins:
- a CDS encoding rhodanese-like domain-containing protein: protein MGSYQLLDVRQEREYEEGHLPGARLVPLDQLADRLDEVSENGPVIVYCRSGNRSMVASSILLNNGKSDVFNMLGGITAWNGEKAVGLPTQGMHLGTAAKTPLDILRMAYAMELSLGGYYSRRAKAMDQPELIGAFKTLAGLEQTHLDLILRRIREIAPAADHEDLQHSPAIILFEGGVDEDGFETLFGTTMDTPLGALETALMFEAQAFDLYIRLARDTGDPAAEALFNSLANEEKKHLKTVGNLLSKHMSNGQ, encoded by the coding sequence GTGGGTAGTTACCAACTGTTGGACGTGCGACAGGAACGGGAATACGAAGAAGGCCACCTGCCCGGCGCGAGGCTTGTGCCCCTAGACCAGTTGGCCGACAGGCTTGATGAGGTTTCTGAAAACGGCCCTGTGATCGTCTATTGTCGTAGTGGCAACCGTAGCATGGTTGCTTCCTCAATTTTGTTAAACAACGGCAAGTCCGACGTTTTCAACATGCTAGGAGGTATCACTGCTTGGAACGGTGAAAAGGCTGTGGGCCTGCCAACCCAAGGTATGCACCTAGGAACCGCAGCCAAGACTCCTTTGGACATCCTGCGCATGGCTTACGCCATGGAGCTTTCACTGGGGGGCTACTACAGCCGCCGGGCCAAGGCGATGGATCAGCCGGAACTGATTGGTGCATTCAAGACTCTTGCAGGTCTGGAACAGACCCATCTCGACCTCATTCTAAGACGAATTCGCGAAATCGCCCCCGCAGCGGATCACGAGGACCTCCAACATTCCCCTGCCATCATTCTCTTCGAAGGTGGCGTGGACGAGGACGGATTCGAGACTCTTTTCGGGACAACCATGGACACCCCTTTAGGTGCCCTCGAAACCGCCTTGATGTTCGAGGCGCAAGCCTTTGACCTTTATATCCGCCTTGCGCGGGACACCGGGGACCCAGCGGCAGAGGCCTTGTTCAACAGTCTCGCAAACGAGGAAAAGAAGCACCTGAAAACCGTTGGCAATTTGCTATCTAAGCACATGTCCAACGGACAATGA